From a single Lolium rigidum isolate FL_2022 chromosome 7, APGP_CSIRO_Lrig_0.1, whole genome shotgun sequence genomic region:
- the LOC124677480 gene encoding uncharacterized protein LOC124677480, whose amino-acid sequence MFVKKLVEKASKKQHTSSIGCLRAEDVSPRLAFHYGVPADAALLAYDPLLHVLAVATSNGQIKLFGRDNTQALLQSPSPIPSKFLRFADGQGVLLNVNTQNQIEVWDIDTKKLCYLHPFEKQITAFTVLQKSFYIYVGDSSGNVSLLKLDLGQRCLVDMPYCIPFAESYGSMANVGNGVEVAFVSPQPSAEYNRLLIIFRDGVMALWDIKASKVMFVTGRTTQQQSHQEDKTVTSSCWACTNGSKVAIGYDSGDIYLWAIPDISSAQNSSSLSNHSLPLQRLNLGYKLDKVPIMSLRWVASDGKSGRLYINGFSEQAYLSQVLILNEESESRIVKMVLPLTEACKGMELVTGLSDPNKQRQNILVLLLKSGQICLYDDSEIERYLLHSQSRSPPTLPNHSYVKQPYGDSGINIAKFYTSGRTSIADEDYFSSLATKYTWLFSMKDKGQNSTNFTNIHKTRNLYITGHMDGTISFWDASCPLLMQIFMIKQQNEDNTSSGTRITSLQFDMSSSILISGDQSGTVRIIAFKKDSNDNILSFLHAKQGDNYNARSIKLKGAVTSSSTISNSKYFAVGTEKGIVSVIKIDDATILYQKQLECRVSGGISSLQFELYSHNGYDKDLLIVGMEDSSISVLEEETGKLLNTNPVQTNRPSRALLLQKLELSPNDVSDNHNTTSKESLLLLCTEDAIRLFSLSHAIQGMKNITNKKKLNGHCCFASLIHSTSSEIGIVLVFSNGKVEIRSIPDLSLLKEASLRGFVYSNSLNSSISITCSSNGEIILVNGEETYFFSTLCQDDTYRHVDSINTVYRKDHPPREESSYVVKSPKEKKKGIFGMIMKDAKGSKAKESDANSSEQFIATSSEDLASIFSSANFTPPSERRNSSLKYDENIELDIDDIDIEDNTEKQKGPHFPGLSKQKISKGFQTLRGKLKPKTEEKVNSANKKPEDEPPVRQIDQIKMKYGYATSNESTSVPKMIGNKLQENIKKLEGINLRSADMANGAQSFSSMAKELLRTTKNEKSSS is encoded by the exons ATGTTCGTCAAGAAGCTCGTGGAGAaggcctccaagaag CAACACACCAGCAGCATCGGCTGCCTGCGCGCCGAGGACGTCAGCCCGCGGCTGGCCTTCCACTACGGCGTCCCCGCCGACGCCGCGCTCCTCGCCTACGACCCCCTCCTCCACGTCCTCGCCGTCGCCACCAG CAATGGACAGATCAAGCTCTTCGGCCGCGACAACACGCAGGCGCTGCTCCAGTCCCCCTCCCCCATCCCCTCCAAGTTCTTGCGG TTCGCCGATGGCCAAGGGGTTCTCCTGAACGTGAACACGCAGAACCAGATCGAG GTCTGGGACATTGACACGAAGAAGCTCTGCTATCTGCATCCTTTTGAGAAGCAGATAACCGCCTTTACCGTGCTACAGAAGAGCTTCTACAT ATATGTAGGAGACAGTTCTGGAAACGTGTCGTTGTTGAAGCTTGACTTGGGTCAGAGATGTCTAGTCGACATGCCATACTGCATTCCTTTTGCTGAATCTTATG GTTCCATGGCAAATGTTGGTAATGGGGTAGAGGTTGCATTTGTTTCACCACAGCCTTCTGCCGAATACAACAG GTTGCTCATTATCTTCAGAGATGGGGTCATGGCTTTATGGGATATTAAGGCAAGCAAAGTGATGTTTGTAACCGGTAGAACTACGCAACAACAATCACACCAGGAGGATAAAACCGTAACATCATCATGTTGGGCTTGTACCAATGGAAGCAAAGTTGCTATTGGATATGACAGTGGCGATATCTATCTTTGGGCTATTCCTGATATTTCAAGTGCACAAAATTCCTCATCGTTGAGTAATCACAGCCTACCTCTCCAGAGGCTTAACCTTGGATACAAGCTAGACAAGGTCCCAATAATGTCTTTGAGATGGGTAGCTAGTGATGGAAAGTCTGGACGTTTGTATATTAACGGATTTAGCGAACAGGCATACTTATCTCAG GTCCTGATTCTGAATGAAGAGAGTGAATctcgaattgtaaagatggtattaCCCCTCACAGAAGCTTGCAAAGGAATGGAGCTTGTTACAGGGCTTAGCGACCCAAATAAGCAAAGACAGAATATTCTCGTTCTCTTGTTGAAATCTGGTCAAATCTGTTTATACGATGATTCAGAAATCGAGCGGTACCTCCTTCACTCTCAGTCAAGGTCACCACCAACACTTCCAAACCACTCATATGTGAAGCAACCGTATGGTGATTCAGGCATCAACATTGCAAAGTTCTACACAAGTGGCCGTACATCAATAGCTGATGAG GATTATTTTTCATCGTTGGCCACCAAATATACATGGTTGTTCTCAATGAAGGATAAGGGCCAGAATTCCACAAATTTTACCAACATCCATAAGACCAGGAACCTGTATATAACTGGACATATGGATGGAACGATAAGCTTTTGGGATGCATCATGTCCTCTTCTCATGCAGATTTTTATGATAAAGCAGCAG AATGAAGACAATACATCAAGTGGCACCCGTATTACTTCATTGCAGTTTGATATGTCCTCCAGCATTCTTATATCTGGGGATCAGAGTGGAACG GTCCGCATCATCGCATTCAAGAAAGACTCTAACGACAATATATTATCCTTTTTGCATG CTAAGCAAGGGGATAACTACAATGCAAGAAGTATAAAGCTCAAGGGAGCTGTAACCTCAAGCTCTACGATCTCTAACTCGAAGTATTTTGCTGTTGGGACAGAAAAAGGAATT GTATCAGTTATCAAAATAGATGATGCTACTATATTGTATCAAAAACAGCTTGAGTGTCGAGTATCGGGTGGAATTTCCTCCTTGCAATTTGAACTCTACAGCCATAATGGATACGATAAGGATCTTTTGATAGTAGGAATGGAAGATTCTTCCATTTCTGTTCTGGAGGAAGAAACTGGAAAACTTTTGAACACCAACCCAGTTCAGACAAACAGACCCTCGAGAGCCCTTCTGTTGCAGAAATTGG AGTTATCTCCAAATGATGTATCTGATAACCACAATACAACATCGAAGGAATCGTTGCTGTTGCTTTGTACTGAAGATGCAATCCGCTTGTTTTCTTTGAGCCATGCGATTCAG GGAATGAAGAACATAACTAATAAGAAGAAATTAAATGGTCATTGTTGTTTTGCATCTCTTATCCATAGTACTTCTTCTGAGATTGGAATTGTATTAGTCTTCTCCAATGGAAAAGTAGAAATAAG ATCAATCCCAGATCTATCTTTGTTGAAGGAAGCCTCTTTACGAGGTTTTGTATATTCAAATTCCTTGAATTCCTCTATTTCCATAACATGTTCATCTAATGGAGAAATAATCTTG GTTAATGGAGAGGAGACATATTTTTTCTCTACTCTCTGTCAGGATGACACCTACAG GCATGTAGACAGTATTAATACAGTGTACAGAAAAGACCACCCGCCCAGAGAAGAATCTTCCTATGTAGTGAAGTCccccaaagaaaagaaaaag GGCATATTTGGAATGATTATGAAAGACGCTAAAGGAAGCAAGGCGAAAGAGAGTGACGCAAACAGCAGTGAACAGTTCATTGCAACAAGTTCTGAAGACCTGGCTTCAATATTTTCCTCTGCCAACTTCACCCCACCATCTGAGAGAAGGAACAGTTCACTAAAATATGATGAAAACATTGAGCTAGACATAG ATGATATCGACATTGAAGACAACACAGAGAAGCAGAAAGGACCACACTTCCCAGGTCTAAGCAAACAGAAAATCAGCAAGGGATTCCAAACTCTTAGAG GAAAATTGAAGCCCAAAACAGAAGAAAAAGTGAATTCGGCAAACAAGAAACCTGAAGATGAACCACCGGTTAGACAAATTGACCAGATAAAGATGAAGTATGGATATGCTACAAGTAAT GAGTCCACCAGTGTTCCAAAAATGATCGGGAACAAGCTGCAAGAGAACATTAAAAAGTTGGAG GGCATTAATCTTCGATCTGCAGATATGGCTAATGGCGCTCAGTCCTTCTCATCAATGGCGAAAGAGCTGCTGCGAACCACAAAGAACGAGAAGAGCTCATCATAG